GCTGCTGGCCGGCATCGCCTGCGCATTCACCTGGCGCCGCTACCTCACGGTGCCCCAGATCCAGGTTTTCGTGGCGAGCTTGGGCCCCTGGGGGCCGCTGGCCTTCATGCTCGTCTACATGGTCGGCCCCGCCTTCCTCGTGCCGGGCCTGCCCCTCGACCTGGCGGCCGGCATCCTCTTCGGGCCCGTCTGGGGCACGGTCTATTCCCTCGTCGGCGCCACCGCCGGCGCCACCGTCGCCTTCCTCGCCGCGCGCACCGTCGGGCGGGACTGGACGGAGGAGAAGCTCTCGGGGCCTCTGAAGAAGCTCAAGGAGGGCGTGGACAAGAGCGGCTGGGAGTTCGTCGCCTTCGTGCGCCTCGTGCCTGTCATCCCCTTCAACCTGCTCAACTACGCCCTCGGCCTCACGCGCATCCGACTCGTGCCCTACGTGCTGGCCTCGTTCGTCTTCATGGCGCCGGCCGCCGCCGTCTACGTCTACGCGGGCTGGGCGGGGGGCGAGGCGATCGCGGGCGAGGGGACGATCTCGCAGACGCTCGTGCGGGTGCTCCTCGCGCTGACCGCGCTCGGCATGCTCGCAGTCCTGCCGCAGCTCGCCGTGCGCTTCGCCAAGAGCAGGCGAACGCTCTCTCGCTGACGCCGCGGCCTCAGACGGCCAGGAGACGGTGCTTGAGCGCCTGGTCGGCCTCGAGGTCGGCCGCGCGGGCGCTGTGCACGATGCGACCGTCGTCGATGACGTAGGCCCGGTGGGCGATGCTGAGCGCCATGGTCGAGTTCTGCTCGACCAGCAGGATGGCGATGCCCTCGTCGCGAATCTCCTCGATCACCGCCATGATGTCTTCCACGATCCTGGGCGCCAGGCCCTGCGACGGCTCGTCGAGCAGCACCAGGCGTGGATGCATCAGCAGCGCCCGGGCGATCGCGACCAGCTGGGCTTCACCGCCCGACAGGTGCTCGCCGCTCCGCTGCTTGAGCCGGTCGAGGATGGGGAACCGCTGGTAGACCCGCCCGAGCGTCCAGCCTTCACCTGCCGCCGTTCGCGGCAGCGATCGGTTCAGCGCCATGGCCAGGTTGCGCTCCACGGTGAGGGTCGGGAAGATCCGCCGGTTGTCCGGCACCCAGGCGATGCCGCGTTGGGCGATCTCGTGGGTGGGCAGACGCGTGATGTCGGCGCCGTCGAAGACGATGCGCCCCGCGCGCACGGGCGCCAGACCCAGGATGCTCTTGATGGTCGTGGTCTTGCCGCGGCCGTTGCGGCCGAGGAGGCACACCGTCTCGCCGGCGGCGATCTCGAGGGAGAGCCCGTCGAGGACGCGCGCGCCGCCGTAGAAGGTGCTGATGCGCTCGAGGGCCAAGAGCGGCCCGGCCGCGCTCACGTCCGAGTCCTCGTGTACCGGAGCGTGCCCAGATAGGCCTCGCGCACCTCGGGGTGGTCGCGTACCGCCTCAGGCGGCCCTTCCGCGATGACCTGGCCGCGGTGGAGCACGGCGACGTGGTGCGAGAGCCGCAGCACGAAGTCCATGTCGTGCTCGATGACGACGATGGTCAGGTCCTCGGCGAGCCGCTGCACCAGCTCGCGGAGGGTCTCCATGGGGCGGCTGCCGAGGCCGCTCGTCGGCTCGTCCATCAGCAGCACCTCCGGCTCGCCGGCCAGGGCCACCCCGATCTCGAGCAGGCGCCGCTGCCCGTAGGACATGAAACGCGCCGCCACCTGCTCGCGTCCGTGCAGGCCCACGAGGCGGACGATGGCGGCGGCCCTGTCCTCGGCCTCGCTGACCGCGCCCGCCGGCGTCCAGCAGTCGAGGCCGCGCCGTCGCATGGCCGGCACCGCGACGC
This Candidatus Methylomirabilota bacterium DNA region includes the following protein-coding sequences:
- a CDS encoding TVP38/TMEM64 family protein → MPRPRGVTVRRLVLLAVLLAGIACAFTWRRYLTVPQIQVFVASLGPWGPLAFMLVYMVGPAFLVPGLPLDLAAGILFGPVWGTVYSLVGATAGATVAFLAARTVGRDWTEEKLSGPLKKLKEGVDKSGWEFVAFVRLVPVIPFNLLNYALGLTRIRLVPYVLASFVFMAPAAAVYVYAGWAGGEAIAGEGTISQTLVRVLLALTALGMLAVLPQLAVRFAKSRRTLSR
- a CDS encoding ABC transporter ATP-binding protein — encoded protein: MSAAGPLLALERISTFYGGARVLDGLSLEIAAGETVCLLGRNGRGKTTTIKSILGLAPVRAGRIVFDGADITRLPTHEIAQRGIAWVPDNRRIFPTLTVERNLAMALNRSLPRTAAGEGWTLGRVYQRFPILDRLKQRSGEHLSGGEAQLVAIARALLMHPRLVLLDEPSQGLAPRIVEDIMAVIEEIRDEGIAILLVEQNSTMALSIAHRAYVIDDGRIVHSARAADLEADQALKHRLLAV
- a CDS encoding ABC transporter ATP-binding protein, which translates into the protein MSAPLLAVRGLRKAFGGHVVLDGVDLAFAPRRLSALIGPNGAGKTTCFNLLTGFLAPDAGQIIFNGGDITRLSPDRRARLGICRSFQILNLFDHFTVLENVRVAVPAMRRRGLDCWTPAGAVSEAEDRAAAIVRLVGLHGREQVAARFMSYGQRRLLEIGVALAGEPEVLLMDEPTSGLGSRPMETLRELVQRLAEDLTIVVIEHDMDFVLRLSHHVAVLHRGQVIAEGPPEAVRDHPEVREAYLGTLRYTRTRT